Proteins from a genomic interval of Symmachiella macrocystis:
- the infC gene encoding translation initiation factor IF-3, protein MKRTQTIDTSHRLNDQIRITPVRVVSHTGEMLGIIPTADAQQVAYDEGLDLVEVAPNERPPVCRIMDYGKFKYEQKKRLAKNSKQHHVQLKEIRVRPKTGDHDIDFKVKRARTFLQGRDKVKVNIIFRGRELAHKDRGMEILNGIIENLDDIAKVEKFPSMEGRNQMSAILAPRAS, encoded by the coding sequence CTGAAAAGGACACAAACTATCGACACAAGTCATCGACTCAACGATCAAATCCGCATTACACCAGTGCGGGTTGTGAGTCATACGGGGGAAATGCTAGGAATTATCCCCACAGCCGACGCACAGCAAGTTGCGTATGACGAAGGCCTGGACCTTGTAGAGGTTGCTCCGAACGAACGCCCTCCCGTTTGCCGCATCATGGACTACGGGAAGTTTAAGTACGAACAGAAAAAACGGCTGGCCAAAAACTCCAAGCAGCATCACGTTCAACTGAAGGAAATTCGGGTCCGCCCCAAAACGGGCGACCACGACATCGACTTCAAGGTCAAACGTGCACGCACGTTTTTGCAAGGACGCGACAAGGTCAAGGTGAACATCATTTTTCGCGGTCGCGAATTGGCGCACAAGGACCGAGGCATGGAGATCCTCAATGGCATTATCGAAAACTTGGACGATATTGCGAAGGTTGAGAAATTCCCCAGCATGGAAGGCCGGAACCAGATGAGCGCAATCTTGGCTCCGCGGGCGTCCTAA
- the rplT gene encoding 50S ribosomal protein L20 produces the protein MRVRKGAARRRAKKRLFKEARGNFGGRKNLTRTVKETLVRSRAFAYRDRRVRKRDMRRLWITRITAACRSRGMSYSRFINGLLKAEIALNRKSLSELAIHQPQIFDELVELAQAQVAAAA, from the coding sequence ATGAGAGTTCGCAAAGGCGCCGCTCGTCGGCGTGCCAAAAAACGGTTATTCAAAGAGGCCCGCGGTAATTTCGGGGGCCGTAAAAACCTGACCCGTACGGTCAAGGAAACCCTCGTCCGCTCACGGGCATTTGCGTATCGCGATCGCCGCGTGCGGAAACGTGATATGCGCAGACTGTGGATCACGCGGATCACCGCTGCCTGCCGCAGTCGGGGCATGAGCTATTCCCGGTTTATCAATGGCTTGCTCAAAGCCGAGATTGCCCTGAACCGCAAATCGCTCAGCGAGTTGGCCATCCACCAGCCGCAGATTTTCGACGAACTGGTCGAACTGGCACAGGCGCAAGTCGCTGCTGCCGCTTAA
- the rpmI gene encoding 50S ribosomal protein L35, producing the protein MPKQKTHKGIKKRFKVTATGKAKHRKAFRGHILGKKTSKRKSDLRQDGVLVGAEAKLIQAALRPSS; encoded by the coding sequence ATGCCCAAGCAGAAGACACATAAGGGAATTAAGAAGCGGTTCAAAGTGACCGCTACAGGGAAAGCCAAGCATCGCAAGGCTTTTCGTGGACATATCTTAGGGAAAAAGACCTCCAAGCGCAAAAGCGATTTGCGTCAGGATGGTGTGCTCGTCGGCGCAGAGGCGAAGCTGATTCAAGCCGCATTGCGGCCTAGCAGCTAA
- the fliM gene encoding flagellar motor switch protein FliM — MADVLSQSEVESLLSALDPGVQVRQKRADDPNSQVSIYDFKRPERVSKEQMRGFQALHEGFGREFGAALSGMLRTIVEVKLISVDQLTYSEFVYSLENPSCFNLLTAEPLEGHIILDLNPSIVFPIIDRLLGGGRDSTQKLPGRPLTEIEVRLASRITNLAIEALKNAWARICQLDPKISQVESNPQLVQIVPPNEVIVLISFEITMGEMRGIMNLCIPFNTIEPLAGKFSSNAWSTYTQKQADARQSMNLESGVNHAKVNLVVRLAETHLTNSDLLNMAVGDVIPTGTEKSEPLQVDIEGVPKFYAQPGSYKGYTAVQIGEAIRAPEDIVEEKLKSVAATKPPQAQAAT; from the coding sequence CAATCAGAAGTGGAATCGCTGTTATCGGCGCTGGATCCGGGTGTGCAGGTCCGTCAAAAGCGCGCGGATGATCCGAATTCCCAAGTCAGCATTTATGACTTCAAGCGTCCCGAACGCGTCAGCAAAGAGCAGATGCGGGGCTTTCAAGCGCTACACGAAGGTTTTGGTCGGGAATTCGGTGCTGCGCTGAGCGGGATGCTACGGACAATTGTGGAAGTCAAGCTGATCAGCGTCGACCAATTGACCTACAGCGAATTCGTTTACAGCTTAGAGAACCCGTCCTGCTTCAATTTGCTGACGGCCGAACCATTGGAAGGGCATATCATTCTTGATCTGAACCCGTCCATTGTGTTTCCGATCATTGATCGACTTTTGGGGGGCGGACGGGATTCGACACAAAAATTGCCGGGACGGCCGCTGACAGAAATCGAAGTACGACTTGCCAGCCGCATCACCAACTTGGCCATCGAAGCATTAAAAAACGCCTGGGCACGGATTTGCCAATTGGATCCGAAAATCAGCCAGGTGGAGAGCAATCCACAACTAGTGCAGATCGTGCCGCCCAACGAGGTCATCGTGTTGATCAGCTTCGAAATCACGATGGGTGAAATGCGGGGCATTATGAATTTGTGCATCCCGTTTAATACCATCGAACCGTTGGCCGGCAAATTTTCGTCCAATGCCTGGTCCACCTACACGCAAAAACAGGCCGATGCGCGGCAGTCGATGAACCTCGAATCGGGGGTCAACCACGCAAAAGTCAACCTGGTGGTTCGATTGGCAGAGACGCACTTAACCAACAGTGACCTACTGAATATGGCTGTCGGGGACGTTATTCCCACCGGCACCGAAAAATCGGAACCTTTGCAGGTCGACATCGAGGGCGTACCGAAGTTTTACGCGCAACCCGGCTCCTACAAAGGGTATACCGCCGTACAGATTGGGGAAGCGATCCGTGCGCCGGAGGATATCGTCGAGGAGAAACTGAAGAGTGTCGCAGCGACAAAACCACCGCAGGCACAAGCAGCGACATGA